One segment of Thermosipho atlanticus DSM 15807 DNA contains the following:
- a CDS encoding class I SAM-dependent methyltransferase — MKYVVTTSYRPTKEMVELAKNLASKYGVKYVNRRHLAKTLQLEKIDFYYVIDKNLMISIKWGNEKFFFHQGIAKIRMENIFHGEKDYLIESVKPTNNSVIYDATCGLASEALLLAHFAEKVVATEGSIHIYRIVKWGLERYKSNVEWINNAAKKIELIHSNYKEYIRMVKDNTFDSVYCDPMFENPIFESNSINPLRGFAVYEPLNIDDIEEMLRISTKRVVIKTHKKDSLYKNIKHLFNEEYLSKKSGVVYGVIVK; from the coding sequence ATGAAATATGTAGTCACAACTTCTTATCGTCCTACTAAGGAAATGGTAGAGTTAGCTAAAAATCTTGCTTCAAAATATGGTGTTAAGTATGTAAACAGAAGACATTTAGCAAAAACGCTTCAATTAGAAAAAATAGATTTTTATTATGTTATAGACAAAAATTTGATGATTTCAATAAAGTGGGGGAATGAAAAATTTTTCTTCCATCAGGGTATAGCCAAAATAAGGATGGAAAATATTTTTCATGGTGAAAAAGATTATTTGATAGAGTCTGTTAAACCAACAAATAATTCTGTAATTTACGATGCAACATGTGGACTTGCTTCTGAAGCTTTACTTCTTGCTCATTTTGCAGAAAAAGTTGTAGCAACTGAAGGATCAATTCATATATATAGGATTGTCAAATGGGGACTTGAAAGATATAAATCTAATGTTGAATGGATTAACAATGCTGCTAAAAAGATTGAATTAATCCATTCAAATTACAAAGAGTATATTAGAATGGTGAAGGATAATACATTTGACAGTGTGTATTGTGATCCAATGTTTGAAAATCCTATATTTGAAAGTAATAGTATCAATCCGTTAAGAGGTTTTGCGGTGTACGAGCCTTTGAATATTGATGATATTGAAGAAATGTTAAGAATTTCCACAAAGAGAGTAGTAATAAAAACTCATAAGAAAGATTCCTTGTACAAAAATATAAAACATCTGTTTAATGAAGAATACTTATCTAAAAAAAGTGGAGTAGTATACGGAGTTATTGTTAAATAG
- a CDS encoding trigger factor translates to MWLLDIFKKNSRKHHSKDEALKRLENMISRRREITHKVPIENFSKNSEEIKKELVKVVSEKFHVPLERVKVDCQEQDGYVIIVTNINFK, encoded by the coding sequence ATGTGGCTTCTCGATATATTTAAAAAGAATTCAAGGAAGCATCACTCTAAAGACGAAGCGTTAAAAAGGTTAGAAAACATGATTAGTAGGCGAAGAGAGATAACTCACAAGGTTCCTATTGAGAATTTTTCAAAGAATTCTGAAGAGATTAAAAAAGAGCTTGTTAAAGTTGTTTCTGAGAAATTTCATGTTCCATTAGAGAGGGTGAAAGTTGATTGTCAAGAACAAGATGGTTACGTAATAATAGTTACAAATATAAATTTCAAATAA
- a CDS encoding PEGA domain-containing protein gives MRKLLVFILIILSLIIFAGKISFTIFIGYPPEIPEYGLWIETNVPYANVYINGYFVGQTNAFGYIILVFEEEEYLNIKIDAENYVPFTKTVYIEKSGLRMYVNLEKAGKLMVFSNIYPVNVYLNGSFYGTISDETDVLKLPSGEHKLILTTPGYEYIEKKLFLDFKEVEVLHINFKPKKLEMNILTDYTEFSPNNDWYRDTWNLKIYLSTYATIRIEIIKKSTGEVVYEKTLNGKPNYNIFTWKGENADDGVYLVRVVASNGKEKVERNLTVIIDRTKYFYIKQIFFISIISLLMLSLIGL, from the coding sequence ATGAGAAAATTATTAGTTTTTATTTTGATTATTCTATCGTTAATAATTTTTGCTGGTAAAATTAGTTTTACGATTTTTATAGGTTATCCACCGGAAATACCAGAATATGGATTATGGATTGAAACAAATGTTCCGTATGCAAATGTATATATTAATGGTTACTTTGTGGGTCAGACTAATGCTTTTGGATATATTATACTAGTGTTTGAAGAAGAAGAATATTTGAATATAAAAATTGATGCGGAAAATTATGTGCCATTTACCAAAACCGTATATATTGAGAAGAGTGGATTAAGAATGTACGTAAATTTAGAAAAAGCTGGGAAATTGATGGTATTTTCAAACATATATCCTGTGAATGTCTATTTAAATGGAAGTTTTTATGGCACAATAAGTGATGAAACTGATGTTTTGAAATTACCGTCAGGTGAACATAAGTTAATTCTTACCACTCCAGGATACGAATACATAGAAAAGAAGTTATTTTTGGATTTTAAAGAAGTAGAGGTATTGCATATAAATTTTAAACCCAAAAAACTTGAAATGAACATTTTGACTGATTACACCGAATTTTCTCCAAATAATGATTGGTACAGAGATACATGGAATCTTAAAATTTATTTATCAACTTATGCAACAATAAGGATAGAAATAATCAAAAAGAGTACGGGTGAAGTAGTCTATGAAAAAACTTTAAATGGAAAGCCAAATTACAACATTTTTACCTGGAAAGGTGAAAATGCAGATGATGGAGTTTATTTAGTAAGAGTTGTTGCGAGTAATGGAAAAGAAAAAGTAGAAAGAAATCTAACTGTGATTATAGACAGGACTAAATACTTTTATATTAAACAGATATTTTTTATCTCAATTATTTCATTGTTAATGTTATCTTTGATAGGATTGTAA
- a CDS encoding RrF2 family transcriptional regulator — MAVTMKSDYALRLLLLLSIEGKRLSTTELVNKCKTQIPYEFAQKILSQLVTAGILESYRGKFGGYKLSKDPKDITIYDVVSSVDDMSTTITCFVEPSKIEFPEICSINEIWEIVMNRFKESLKSVTLEDLKNSYLKKIEEYERRKKK; from the coding sequence ATGGCAGTGACCATGAAGAGTGATTATGCCTTAAGATTGTTGTTGCTACTTTCTATTGAAGGGAAAAGACTAAGTACAACAGAACTTGTAAATAAATGTAAGACACAAATTCCATATGAATTCGCTCAAAAGATTCTTTCTCAATTAGTTACTGCAGGTATTTTGGAATCTTACAGAGGCAAGTTTGGAGGCTATAAATTATCAAAAGATCCGAAAGATATAACTATATATGATGTAGTTAGTTCTGTAGATGACATGAGCACAACAATAACTTGTTTTGTAGAACCTTCCAAAATTGAGTTTCCTGAGATTTGTTCGATTAATGAAATTTGGGAAATAGTTATGAACAGGTTTAAAGAGTCTTTGAAATCTGTTACTTTAGAAGATTTAAAGAACTCTTATTTGAAAAAGATTGAGGAATATGAAAGGAGGAAGAAAAAATAA
- a CDS encoding VIT1/CCC1 transporter family protein, which produces MFFRRKKSRVDIAREAFKDGNLELHKKAHEEKYIKEEPHKTEQGKYIGSAVYGASDGIVTTFAVVAGVVGAQLDPKIVLILGFANLFADGFSMAIGDYLSEKSERDYIESERQRELWEVEHFPDAERKEIEEIYKRKGIKGEKLNILVDIITSDKNLWVDTMMKEELGLMSDEDTSPLKSAVVTFLSFVIAGFMPLIAYVFASFVPFFVKHSFLSASIITSFTLFLVGALRQFITDVKWYLGGLEMLLVGGLSATVAFLIGYVLRTIFGIVV; this is translated from the coding sequence TTGTTTTTTAGAAGGAAAAAATCAAGAGTAGATATTGCTAGAGAAGCCTTTAAAGATGGAAATTTGGAATTACATAAAAAAGCTCATGAAGAAAAATATATAAAAGAAGAGCCTCATAAAACTGAACAAGGTAAATATATTGGTTCTGCAGTATATGGAGCAAGTGATGGAATTGTGACTACTTTTGCTGTCGTAGCAGGGGTTGTAGGGGCTCAACTTGATCCAAAAATAGTTTTGATTTTGGGATTTGCAAATTTGTTTGCTGATGGTTTTTCTATGGCTATAGGTGATTATTTATCTGAAAAATCAGAAAGGGATTACATTGAAAGCGAAAGACAACGTGAATTATGGGAAGTGGAACATTTTCCAGATGCTGAGCGTAAAGAAATTGAAGAAATTTACAAAAGAAAGGGTATTAAAGGTGAAAAGTTAAATATATTAGTAGATATTATTACATCTGATAAAAACTTGTGGGTCGATACTATGATGAAAGAAGAATTAGGGTTAATGTCCGATGAAGATACTTCTCCTTTGAAAAGCGCTGTTGTTACATTTTTATCGTTCGTTATAGCAGGATTTATGCCATTAATTGCTTACGTATTCGCTAGTTTTGTGCCATTTTTTGTTAAACATAGCTTTCTTTCAGCTAGTATAATTACAAGTTTTACTTTATTTCTTGTAGGAGCCTTAAGACAATTTATTACTGATGTAAAATGGTATTTAGGAGGTTTAGAAATGCTTCTGGTTGGAGGGCTTTCGGCAACGGTTGCATTTCTGATAGGATATGTATTACGCACAATTTTTGGAATAGTTGTGTAG
- the minD gene encoding septum site-determining protein MinD, whose translation MSKVFVVTSGKGGVGKTTVSANLGCILAKEGEKVCVIDADVGLKNLDVVLGLENRIIYTLIDVIKGNVTPREALVRHKLIKSLYLLPASQIATKEMVSPEDMINIVNELKPNFDYIIIDSPAGIERGFRNAVAPSEYALIVTTPELPAISDADRVIGLLENFGFSEENILLILNKFKPHMAKKGEMLTAEDVKKALAVRLLGVIPESDEVIISTNKGLPLVLETENGIVKSFENIAKRMKGEEVPIENDISFANKNLFGKFVSLFKKR comes from the coding sequence ATGAGTAAAGTTTTTGTTGTTACATCTGGAAAAGGTGGGGTAGGGAAGACTACTGTTTCAGCAAATTTAGGTTGTATTTTGGCAAAAGAAGGCGAAAAAGTATGTGTGATAGATGCCGATGTAGGATTAAAAAATCTAGATGTAGTGCTTGGTTTGGAGAATAGAATTATTTATACATTAATTGATGTGATTAAGGGCAATGTCACTCCCAGGGAGGCTCTTGTGAGACATAAATTAATAAAAAGCTTATATTTGTTACCAGCCTCGCAGATTGCAACTAAAGAAATGGTTTCTCCTGAAGATATGATAAATATAGTGAATGAATTGAAACCAAATTTTGATTATATCATAATAGATTCTCCTGCGGGAATTGAAAGAGGATTTAGAAATGCAGTTGCTCCTTCAGAATATGCATTAATAGTGACTACCCCTGAACTTCCAGCTATTTCTGATGCAGACAGAGTAATTGGTTTACTTGAGAATTTTGGTTTTTCTGAGGAAAATATCTTATTAATTTTAAATAAATTTAAACCACATATGGCCAAGAAAGGAGAAATGTTAACTGCAGAAGATGTAAAAAAAGCATTAGCTGTGAGATTATTAGGAGTAATTCCAGAATCAGATGAAGTAATAATTTCCACTAACAAGGGTTTACCACTTGTGCTTGAAACTGAAAATGGAATTGTTAAGAGTTTCGAAAATATAGCAAAGCGAATGAAAGGTGAAGAAGTTCCAATTGAAAATGATATTTCTTTTGCAAATAAAAACTTATTTGGAAAATTTGTTTCTTTGTTTAAAAAGAGGTGA
- a CDS encoding IMP cyclohydrolase: MNIKRALISVSDKRGIIEFAKKLQERGVEIISTGGTANFLEKNGIKVMKVSELTGFPEILDGRVKTLHPKIFGAILAKFGNKQHMKDLEDNNIKFIDMVVVNLSPFEEKAKKTRNEEKLIECIDIGGVALLRAAAKNYRDVVVLSDPDDYEKVIKSLDDCGDVTLHMRRIFALKAFYRTMKYDAEIHSVLSELFASLDFRKL, from the coding sequence ATGAATATAAAAAGAGCGTTAATTAGTGTTTCAGATAAAAGAGGAATTATAGAATTTGCTAAAAAACTTCAAGAAAGAGGAGTAGAAATAATTAGTACCGGTGGTACTGCTAATTTTCTTGAAAAAAATGGAATAAAAGTGATGAAAGTTTCTGAATTAACGGGTTTTCCGGAAATTCTAGATGGAAGAGTTAAAACTTTACATCCAAAAATTTTTGGTGCAATACTGGCTAAATTTGGGAACAAACAACATATGAAAGATTTAGAGGATAATAACATAAAATTTATAGATATGGTTGTTGTTAATTTATCACCTTTTGAGGAAAAGGCAAAAAAAACACGAAATGAGGAAAAACTAATTGAGTGTATTGATATTGGTGGAGTTGCTTTATTAAGAGCTGCTGCAAAAAATTATAGGGATGTAGTAGTTTTGTCAGACCCTGATGATTATGAAAAGGTTATTAAAAGTCTTGATGATTGTGGTGATGTTACACTTCATATGAGAAGAATTTTTGCACTTAAGGCATTTTATAGAACTATGAAGTACGATGCAGAGATTCACAGTGTTTTATCTGAGTTGTTTGCTTCTTTGGATTTTAGAAAACTGTAA
- the rlmD gene encoding 23S rRNA (uracil(1939)-C(5))-methyltransferase RlmD, giving the protein MSEMVYIEKLAYGGSGLGKLPGGKIIFVSGAYPGELVKVDIISDKRDYAIGRLEEVIESIPERRHPVCPYFRKCGGCNFLDLRYSKQLQFKEEIVKEQLSRIARISVDKVTQIQKSNDEYEYRLKMEFAFDYNMKTTLGFKMKNSRKIIDIKKCYIAPKYFNKIVELTPEIIDLHKVPIYKNRKGVLKHLVLRYSPTEKNVMVIFVTKTEKFSNGRQIANQLVKNIPNVSSVVHVMNSNDKIVLRGPYKILRGEGVLSYEFDWEKFQVPPTAFFQNNYHITGKMIEFLTKSLNLNGSETILELYSGLGTFSIRLAALSKHTTAVESNRVAIKAGKANANINNVRNLRFIEADVKEYLNSHEERYDVVVVDPPRSGLEKEVIDKILEISPEKIGYVSCNPATLARDLKKFLDSGKYKIEIIKPFDMFPQTYHIETITILRKRGL; this is encoded by the coding sequence ATGTCCGAAATGGTATACATAGAAAAATTAGCGTATGGTGGAAGTGGTCTTGGTAAGCTTCCAGGTGGAAAAATAATTTTTGTTTCTGGAGCGTATCCTGGGGAACTTGTAAAAGTAGATATAATCTCGGATAAAAGAGATTATGCTATAGGAAGGTTAGAAGAAGTAATAGAAAGCATACCTGAAAGAAGACATCCGGTATGCCCGTATTTTAGAAAATGTGGCGGATGCAATTTTTTGGATTTAAGGTATAGTAAACAATTACAATTTAAAGAAGAAATAGTGAAAGAGCAACTTTCTAGGATTGCAAGGATCTCTGTCGACAAAGTTACCCAAATACAAAAAAGTAATGATGAATATGAATACAGATTAAAAATGGAATTTGCATTTGATTATAATATGAAAACAACTCTAGGATTTAAAATGAAAAATTCACGGAAAATAATTGATATAAAAAAATGTTATATTGCTCCAAAGTATTTCAACAAAATAGTAGAATTAACTCCTGAAATTATCGATTTGCATAAGGTTCCTATATACAAAAACAGAAAAGGTGTTTTGAAGCATTTGGTATTGAGATATTCACCAACCGAAAAAAACGTCATGGTTATCTTTGTAACAAAAACTGAAAAATTTTCAAATGGCAGGCAAATTGCAAATCAATTAGTAAAAAATATTCCTAACGTTTCTTCGGTGGTACATGTAATGAATAGTAATGACAAAATAGTATTAAGAGGCCCGTATAAGATTTTAAGAGGAGAAGGTGTTTTATCCTATGAGTTTGATTGGGAAAAATTTCAAGTACCTCCCACTGCCTTTTTCCAAAATAATTATCATATAACTGGAAAGATGATAGAATTTTTAACGAAAAGTTTAAATCTGAACGGTTCTGAAACGATCCTAGAATTGTATAGTGGATTAGGGACATTTTCAATTAGGCTTGCGGCATTATCGAAGCATACAACAGCGGTTGAAAGTAATAGGGTTGCCATAAAAGCTGGAAAAGCAAATGCTAATATAAACAATGTAAGAAATTTGCGTTTTATTGAAGCAGATGTAAAAGAATATCTCAACAGTCATGAAGAAAGATACGATGTTGTAGTAGTCGACCCTCCAAGAAGTGGTCTTGAAAAAGAGGTTATAGACAAAATTTTAGAGATATCACCTGAAAAAATTGGGTATGTTTCATGCAATCCGGCTACTCTTGCAAGAGACTTAAAAAAATTCTTAGATTCAGGAAAATATAAAATTGAAATTATAAAGCCCTTTGACATGTTTCCACAAACATATCATATAGAAACAATCACAATACTTAGAAAAAGGGGGTTATAA
- the ftsY gene encoding signal recognition particle-docking protein FtsY, translating into MGLFGKFKEGLKKTRETFFGKIKKILKGRKLDNETKEEIEELLILSDVGFEATEYILEKLETLDEDDAYEALKKVLKEILGNNNILNVSNNKPFVINMVGVNGSGKTTTAGKLAEYFKKENKSVVLAACDTFRAAAIDQLKVWAERTGATFISHQKGSDPAAVAFDAVNHAVAKEKDVVILDTAGRLHTKTNLMEELRKINRVIKKIVPEAPHEVLLVIDAVTGQNGLQQAKMFKEFVDVTGIVLTKLDGTAKGGIAIAIVKELGIPIKFVGLGEKIDDLKPFNAEDFVNALLEG; encoded by the coding sequence GTGGGACTATTTGGTAAATTCAAAGAGGGTCTAAAAAAAACGAGAGAAACTTTTTTTGGTAAGATAAAGAAAATATTAAAAGGCCGAAAGTTGGATAATGAAACCAAGGAAGAAATAGAAGAACTTTTAATTTTATCAGATGTGGGCTTTGAAGCTACGGAGTATATTTTAGAAAAACTGGAAACATTAGATGAAGATGATGCATATGAAGCATTAAAAAAAGTGTTAAAGGAGATTTTGGGGAATAATAATATCTTAAATGTGTCTAATAATAAACCATTTGTTATTAATATGGTGGGAGTGAATGGGTCTGGCAAAACGACTACAGCAGGAAAATTAGCTGAATATTTCAAAAAGGAGAATAAATCTGTTGTTTTGGCTGCGTGCGATACCTTTAGAGCGGCGGCAATTGATCAATTAAAGGTTTGGGCAGAGAGAACAGGAGCAACTTTTATTTCCCATCAAAAAGGTTCTGATCCTGCAGCTGTAGCATTTGATGCGGTTAATCACGCAGTTGCTAAAGAGAAAGATGTGGTTATACTAGACACAGCAGGTAGATTACATACGAAAACTAATTTAATGGAAGAATTAAGAAAAATAAACAGAGTAATTAAGAAAATAGTACCTGAAGCGCCACACGAGGTCTTATTGGTAATTGATGCAGTGACAGGGCAAAATGGTTTGCAACAAGCAAAAATGTTTAAAGAGTTTGTGGACGTAACCGGTATTGTATTAACAAAATTAGATGGTACTGCAAAGGGTGGAATTGCAATAGCCATAGTTAAGGAACTTGGTATACCAATAAAATTTGTGGGATTAGGCGAGAAAATTGATGATTTAAAACCATTTAATGCTGAAGATTTTGTTAATGCGTTATTGGAGGGTTAA
- a CDS encoding 3D domain-containing protein yields MKNIIKKMFFLSLVILFLFSCNYVTYDDFNQLKLRVDSLEATVKDHGARLRNLESELSSLNISLTNRFNAIEQKISNLEKDSDFSYLEDYVKQIALEVSNLQNQLNKVTAELTAYSLKTIIYRLNEVESLSRSLDLEDVKKIVDEAVTKFENGYNEIVKIEEKLNDLELALSALRSTVQEIQTVKAATNTNYVISTTQISGNFEKLESLEKNISILNQKIENLTNQNTLQRDLALIRQISEELNFLKQRFSEEDIIELLKLRVGYINYIVRPGDTLYEISKKYSLGSDGVQKLISFNGITDPKKIMSGQVIKIPVENPESFVKIPLLVAPEDILSYFGDTINGVTNLGIDISAPGKKVYPILPGRVTVKGNNVIYVDHGSGILGIYKGVENDYKEGDWVTTDKTLGKVVNVFHFELWIDGEPRDPFRLFFSYKGIFKVSFYTPWDDGKVPEHPTFKITRTGNVAKEWVTAAVDPSVIPLGSFIYIPSLKKVFVAEDTGSSIKGNRIDIYIEDVYKARKMGIKDYKVYVFQNGGN; encoded by the coding sequence ATGAAAAACATTATAAAAAAAATGTTTTTTTTATCACTAGTAATATTGTTTTTATTTTCATGTAATTATGTAACATATGATGATTTTAATCAATTGAAGTTACGAGTTGATTCTTTGGAAGCAACAGTTAAAGATCATGGTGCGAGGTTGAGGAATTTAGAAAGTGAACTTTCTTCTTTAAACATTTCTCTTACAAATAGATTTAATGCTATTGAACAAAAAATATCGAATCTTGAAAAAGATAGTGATTTTTCATATTTGGAAGATTATGTGAAACAAATTGCTTTAGAAGTTTCAAATTTGCAAAATCAATTAAATAAAGTTACTGCCGAATTAACTGCATATAGTTTAAAGACTATTATTTATAGATTAAACGAAGTTGAAAGTTTGTCGAGAAGTTTAGATCTTGAAGATGTAAAGAAAATAGTTGATGAAGCAGTTACTAAGTTTGAGAACGGGTATAACGAAATAGTTAAAATTGAGGAAAAGCTTAATGATTTAGAGTTGGCACTTTCTGCGTTGAGATCAACGGTACAAGAAATTCAAACTGTAAAAGCTGCTACAAATACAAATTATGTTATTTCAACCACGCAAATTTCAGGAAATTTTGAAAAGTTAGAATCTTTGGAGAAAAATATAAGTATCTTAAATCAGAAGATAGAAAATTTAACAAATCAAAATACTTTACAGAGAGACTTAGCATTAATTAGGCAAATTAGTGAGGAGTTAAACTTTTTAAAACAAAGGTTTAGCGAAGAGGATATAATCGAACTTTTAAAACTCAGAGTTGGATATATTAATTATATTGTAAGACCAGGAGATACCTTATATGAGATTAGTAAAAAATATTCTTTAGGAAGTGATGGTGTTCAGAAACTTATAAGTTTTAATGGAATTACTGATCCAAAAAAAATAATGTCGGGACAAGTTATAAAAATTCCTGTTGAAAATCCAGAAAGTTTTGTGAAAATACCTTTGCTTGTAGCTCCTGAAGATATATTGAGTTATTTTGGTGATACTATTAATGGAGTAACTAATCTTGGAATTGATATAAGTGCGCCTGGAAAAAAAGTCTATCCAATTTTACCCGGAAGGGTTACAGTTAAGGGTAATAATGTAATTTACGTTGATCATGGAAGTGGAATTTTGGGAATTTATAAGGGTGTAGAGAATGACTATAAGGAAGGAGACTGGGTTACTACGGATAAAACTCTTGGGAAGGTAGTAAATGTTTTTCATTTTGAACTCTGGATTGATGGTGAACCAAGAGATCCCTTCAGACTGTTTTTTTCGTATAAAGGCATTTTTAAAGTATCATTTTATACTCCTTGGGATGATGGAAAAGTTCCGGAACATCCTACATTTAAGATAACCAGGACGGGAAATGTTGCAAAAGAGTGGGTGACTGCAGCTGTTGATCCTTCAGTAATACCATTAGGTTCTTTTATTTATATTCCTTCATTAAAAAAAGTATTTGTTGCGGAGGATACAGGGAGTTCTATAAAGGGGAATAGAATAGACATATACATAGAAGATGTTTATAAGGCTAGGAAAATGGGAATAAAAGATTATAAAGTTTACGTTTTTCAGAATGGAGGTAATTGA
- the prfB gene encoding peptide chain release factor 2 — translation MLAYELKQRIDEIKKKYDDIIQVFHPEKKEIELKELEQIMGQADFWNDQKRAKEVSQKAQRIRKVIEDMKEIEKKFGDLEVGIELSEEDPSMMEMVNDLIVDIEKRVRNFELELILNGKFDANNAYLTIHPGAGGTESQDWASMLLRMYTRWAERKGFSVELVDYQPGDEAGIKSATLYIKGEFAYGYLKYEKGVHRLVRISPFDANKRRHTSFASVNVMPEIEDEIDIEINPDDLRIDTYRASGAGGQYVNKTESAVRITHIPTGIVVTCQTERSQLQNKETAMKVLKARLYQLELEKRQKEIKAIQGELKDISWGNQIRSYVFQPYTMVKDHRTNVETGNIDAVMDGDIDMFIEAELIHFAGGKNNS, via the coding sequence GTGCTTGCATATGAATTAAAACAAAGAATAGATGAAATTAAAAAGAAATATGATGATATTATTCAAGTTTTTCATCCTGAAAAAAAAGAAATAGAATTAAAAGAGTTGGAGCAAATAATGGGACAAGCTGATTTTTGGAATGATCAGAAGAGGGCAAAGGAAGTTTCACAGAAAGCTCAAAGAATTAGAAAGGTAATAGAGGATATGAAAGAAATTGAAAAAAAGTTTGGAGATTTAGAAGTTGGTATTGAGCTTTCCGAAGAAGATCCATCTATGATGGAGATGGTAAATGACTTAATTGTAGACATAGAAAAGAGAGTCAGAAATTTCGAACTTGAACTTATTTTAAATGGTAAGTTTGATGCAAATAATGCGTACCTTACAATTCATCCTGGAGCAGGAGGCACTGAATCCCAAGATTGGGCATCCATGCTTTTAAGAATGTATACTCGTTGGGCTGAAAGGAAGGGTTTTTCGGTGGAATTAGTTGACTATCAGCCTGGAGATGAGGCTGGAATTAAAAGTGCAACTTTGTATATTAAAGGTGAGTTTGCATATGGTTATTTGAAATATGAAAAGGGAGTACATAGGTTGGTTAGAATTTCACCATTTGATGCAAATAAAAGAAGGCATACTTCTTTTGCATCTGTGAATGTTATGCCAGAAATTGAAGATGAAATAGATATTGAAATTAATCCTGATGATTTAAGAATAGATACGTATAGAGCTTCTGGGGCTGGTGGTCAATACGTTAATAAAACTGAATCTGCAGTAAGGATTACTCACATACCAACAGGAATAGTTGTAACATGTCAGACTGAAAGATCGCAGCTACAAAATAAGGAAACCGCTATGAAAGTGTTAAAGGCAAGATTATATCAACTTGAACTTGAAAAACGTCAAAAAGAAATCAAGGCAATTCAGGGTGAATTGAAAGATATTTCTTGGGGAAACCAAATTAGATCTTATGTTTTTCAACCGTATACTATGGTAAAAGATCATAGGACGAATGTAGAGACTGGAAACATTGATGCGGTTATGGACGGTGATATAGATATGTTTATTGAAGCGGAATTAATACATTTTGCTGGAGGTAAAAATAATTCTTAG